The genomic DNA AGCGTCTCATAAatccaaaactgcaatatcaatataaatcggctattgtatatatttacaatcatattaaactaattttatttaaaacattaattttttgtttgaattaataaataccataattACCTGAAACGCTAGTGGAAATCTCATGATGTCATATTGCTTAAgctggtttttctttttctttttcaggccGGAATCCATAGAAATTCAGGAGATGTTATcgcatatagagcgatatgtcatTTGTCATACTCGTACGCCCCacgggtatgcattaaacccatcaagatgatcagctaattgtaatatcttctggtgaattgttttcctcaagtcactccctaacaaccccatgtgaagataaaacaacagtgCTAACTTCACTGCATCAGTGTTATCCTCCCCCCACAGTCTCTATTGGAAAACACGGCTCAGATCaacatatgtaactgatttacacccgtgaaaatatgtctggaggATCCGATCTATGGCCTTCGACGGAATGTAGAGGTCGATATCTACCAGATGACTGAATCGAAGGCttgtcataatagcaaactcaaatgcactgaatctgacatccacGTCATTAACCCGAAACCACAACTCCTCTCCcgaggtcaccttatttaccgctcgaaagatgaaggaatgtattaggaccccactaaatcgactatccttcaagtcTAGGAAGTGTCCGAAACAAGTATgttgaaacatttgtaattgtctctctgttaataattttttgatcacgGCTCTCACATCTCTATATcaacgtgtagtaacttgagccttgaagtgcTTTTCAAGAGGAAATTGCAGTTCATTCTGCTttcgtctctttttctcttttgtacagctccctgtatgaaaattaaattacaattatattaaatttatataaattttagggaataaattattcaattctatgcATAGAGGCtttattcgaaaaaacagatatcaaattcgaattctacaagtaaaaaaaccttaagatggataaatttcaatttgatcctagataaaaaatatcaaaaaagccctaaaatttaatataatcgcATTCTGCCCCCTGATTCCAACCAAAGGAAACGCATGCTAGATAACTCTTGAAAATCGTAATTTGCCCCCACCACGCGAATTCGCACGTCAACCGCAAGAATTTGGGGGTCAATCGCACGAATTCAGGGGTTTGACCTAATTATGCGAGTCCACAAAGTTTTCCAATTTTTATTATgccccaccacacgatgaaaaCGTGCAGTTTTACCCCCGACCACACGATTACATgtagtccacgaagtttgaaaagtgcaaaATGCCACCCGGTCTACACGAATTCttaccacacgaattcgtgtggtcactacgccattcgcgtggtgactACCGAATTCATGTGGCCACATTTCACCTTccaaacttcatttttcaaacttcatttcaacaacaatcaattctacacctaatctaacataaaaaccctaacataattcatcaaaatcagcaaacaatcaagcattttcttcgaaaatttcaaatccgaaccctaacgctaaacacccaaatttcacatcaaatcacTCAAATCGTGAaacgaaatgcataaagagatgacaagggttgttttactaacctttttgtccatcgtcATTGCTAGAAACATCGGAAAAATCGCCGGATGAAATCGGAGTTGCCGAGTGCGCGAAACGTGTgttcaaaattttatgttttcatgtGTTTGGCGGTGGTGCGCATGGTTATGGACGATTTTGAGTGGAGGggcattttcatctcttcacaattttggggcattttcgtttaatgttaagatttaggggtaattttgtttgCCCCCTAATCTTTggggcaattattttaattttcctaatatttaatcacataatgatacacataaatatatataatttatatacttaaaatagcaTATATAGTagtacttttattattattcattgcCCATTAATCACTCTATAACCAATTTTAAAACATTCCTGTTATACTGTTCACTGTTTCATTTgcataattaattacaaaactaagattaatttaaattatttaatcgttCATGGCACTGGCAAATAATTCTGAATGCATTAAATTCCAATGCATTAATTGCTTTTACCCTTTTGGGTTTAGACCCCTAATATCCAGTccatgaaataaaataaaataaacattaataGATTTTGGCGGGTAGGAATAgggtttattttaataatttatttttaaattaaaatagatgaGCACATATGCTttttaattacccaaaaaataagaaaaattggcTACAGTTTTGCCCAAGTCTCTCTTTCTTCTAAAAATCTCTAGAAGGTATGCTCTCCTTTTCTCTTCCCtctctcttcattttcttttttttttaatattttatttaattgcgtttatgttttgttttggtttttttttttttgttttttttgttgtgTTCAGGGTTTTAGAATGTGTTAAATGTTGAAGGTGGCACCCATTGCTTCCAAAGGTGAAATCCTAAAccctaatttgttttttctaactTCGGTTGGTACCATGTTTTTGTGTAAACGCTGTCGTCTCGCTGATCGGATAATGGCGGTTTTTTCTCTCTGCCATTATGTTGGTTTTCGGGTTTCGTTCTCGTTCTGTATTGGTGGTAAAACGAAATATAATGGTGTATGAGGAAGAGGAGTGGGTACTATGTGgggtttatttgtttatttatatggcTTTGTTTGTGATGATTGAATTATGATCAGGTAACCATTAATGGTGATAATGGAACGAATGGGAAGGTTTAGGTATAACTGCTGAAGTACAAGAGGAGAAAATTTTGGTGGTATATTGGTGAGGTGGATTGCCCACTTAGAAAAGATCTtgattttttgtatttgttaaaaaaaattatgtgctGTAATTGTGGTGATAATTTGTCGGGGAGTAGACTGTAGATATCTTGTCATCTTGTGTCACTTTCTTGGACTGAagatttgtatcaaattttggGAATTAAAGTAAAAGTGCTTTAGTCTAGTTTCTATTCAGAGGATTTTGCTTGTAAAACAGAGTTTTGGATCCCATTAATTTACGAGCTCATGTAGAAATGTATATTATGGttcatttgtttgatttgttctCTGCAGTTTCTGCCTATTTTATATCTGTTCATTTCTTCCATCATATGCTTACCTCTCCTTGATCTTGCACCTATGATGATATATTGGTAGGAAGCATTGGCAACATTCCATAATAATTAAGAGAAAAGCCATTGCTTCTAATAATGAATTGGTCATAGTTAAGAGACATTGTAACTCAGTAGATAAACTAGAGCATAGAGATGTAACACAAGTAGAACTAAAGTATGAATTTAGCTAATTACCAGCATTGGACCAAGCTTGGCGCAACAAGGTTTGAAGCACATGGCCTAAATGGTCCTCTACTATTGGCACTGTGTAGTATGTGAGAacctaattctttttttttttttaatcctttctttttttttccaactGTAAGAAGTTCTATGTTTATTTAGAACTAAACCTAACTGTTGCCATTTGGCAATGGCTAGTTGTCAGACTTAGAATAACTCCATTAGCGGTagtagtttttatatatatatatatagagagagagagatagataGATTTTAGTAAGCATGGCCTATCAATAGTTTTGCTCTGGCCAAACTAGGGCTGCATTGTGCCTATAGAAGAACGAGCTTGGGTTTAGATAGTATTGTGCTTGTTTACACCAGGTCAGCTTGATGCATTCTTGCCCCTTTGACTGATCTAGTGTATTAGAATCTTAGATATAAGACACATGAATacatagaaaaatcaattttagatTATGCCTGATATTTTCACTCTCTTGCACTCTCTTTCTCATAGCACAACTGGTGAGTTGTCTCACATTTCAACATCTAACACATGCTTTTATGggtgccctttttttttttgaaataagggtttttggtaatcgTAAAAGGGATTAGGTATATCTTTACCTTAGTGGCTAGTGTATGAGTTAATACTTCTAGAAATACaagcaataaaaataaaatatgatcttACTAGTTTGGTAATCCATTGTTTGCCCTTTTGTTCTGCTTATAATGCATGCAAGTGATGTGCTTTGCATTTGTGTTTTCTTGTTTACTGTTCATGACATGCTATTTGCTTCATTGGGATTCTTAAACTATTTCAAATTGTGAGGTGCTTATATAGAAGACTTGTTTTATGTATGATATGAATCTTGGGagaatcatattttaaaaggtAGTTGTTGAGATTGGAAAACTCAAACCCATATGAACCCTACACTAAAAGTCTATACTTTTTGATGTGCAATCCAAATCTCATACTTTTCACTTGAATTCTAATATACCGTCACACTCCACATTTTCAATGCCCATGTGGTTGGTTGTACTCTTGCTCTTTACTGGCTTTGGGCAAACATTGCGATGTTGATGCCATCACTTGCATTGCATGATTGCAATTGAGAGTTGTGATGGTGTCTCTGATACCAAATTATATGAACTTTAAGAGGAACACACCTCAAAAACTATTTGTTAAGGGTTAACCAaaaaccatataaaccccaTATCTGAAGCCTATACTATCCGATGTgggattcaaatttcaaactttgCACTTAACATCCTAACAATATATCACCATAACTGTGTGATAAATATCAACACATAACAATGTGATAGACTATCAATGTCAGCCATGACAATTATTGCTTGCTTCGCAAAAATGGTATTTGCATGTTTTAGTGAAAGGGATTGTTTGTGGctgttaatttatataattttgatgtcACTTTTTGTTCAGGGATAAATGCTAAATGAAGTTACTTGCCAATTTTCCatgaatttttggttaaattttatagattataGGAATCAGATCTATAAATCTTTATTATGCCTTATTTCTCTGCCTCTATATGCACTGTCTACAGGAACATGTCTTGGTGTTGCCTGATGGACTGACCAGATAATGGTTCACTTTCAGGTTTAATCCTGATGCTGGTACTTTAAGTATATTTACAAATTCTATATTTTAGTGCACTATTATGAGTTCACTGTGAACCATGTTCTTTGATGGTTAATGGTTTCCATCCTCATATTGTGCCTGCCTTTACACATCCAATATATGGATCTTGGTGGCAATATTACGTTTTGATATCAAACTTCTGAGACATGTGACTTTTAGGCAATCTTCCAAGTATAGTTCAGTATAGAAGAATGGGACTGCAAAAGATCATTGGTGTTATCAATACATAAAAGAAATTGCTGAAGTATCCTGTAGAACAAGTCGATTACATTTTAGCTTGAAGCTTTTTAGTACAGTTTATGATGACTCTGCAAGAAGATTatactatcattttttttggttgttgctTTCAGTAACCTTTTTTAGCTATTTAATCCAGAAACTTAATTGGTAGGTTAGGACCTAAACATAGTATCTGAAGTAAAAATTTGGGAAAGTTATATTTATCATGATTCTTCTTGGTATCAGTTCTTTgctaataaaactatttatatgatGTTGCTGGTAAGAGGTGAAGACTCTTGTTTCCTATTCTTTGTTAAATAAGTTCATCCTGATTTTTTTGAGCATAATGATTGATATACTGAATTGCAACTGTGACTTATTGATTATTATCTTTGTTTGTAGGTGCTTCAGAAACTCTAAAAAATCGTGGGAGACTGGACGAAACCTCTAAGAAGGGGCTATGCTGGTCTGAGCTAAAGCGTACTGGTATGTCACGGTGGGGTGTTTCTCGACTAGTTACCTTCGAGTACAAACACTGCAATGCCAAAATGTCACCCAGCATCGTTAAGGAGAATGAATTTCAGAAAGATGTTGGAGAAGCTGTGACAGCTGAATCTTCAGGGTCAGAAAGTCCAAACAGAAAGCACCTAAAACTTGGCCAACTTAGAGAGGCAAGATCTACAAAATGTGCAAAATTAAAGCGACAGAACAGTAGTTCTTGTAAATCTAAGCATAAAAAGCTTGAGAATACCAAGGACCGATGGTCTGCTGATAGGTACCTGTTAATCagttataactttttaattaattgttcatCATTGTGTCATGTCGTTTAACTATAAAGTTTCATTTTGAAGGTATAAGCTGGCAGAGCAAAGTATGCTAGAGATCATGAAGGATGAAGGGGCTGTATTTGAGAATCCAATATCTCGACCAGTGCTGAGAATGGCAGCTCGTAGACGCATTGGTGATACTGGTCTCTTGGACCATTTGCTGAAGCACATTGATGGTAAAGTGGCACCAGGTGGTGCAGAAAGGTTTAGGCGCTGTTACAACACTGAAGGAGTGATGGAGTACTGGTTGGAGAATGCTAATCTAGTTAAGATTAAACAGGAGGCTGGGGTGGCAGATCCTAAGTATGTTTCCCCATCATCTCGGTGGAAGTGTAGTGGTGGCTCTTTTCAGGAGTCTGTTTGTGCTGAAGAACTGAAGATGCTTAAAGCTGAAATGGAGAAAATGAAGAGGTATGTagtgatttttttccttttggaaTTGAAAGGCTTTTCATTGTTATATTGTGTACCTATTACTTGTTTTCTGTGATCTTAGGTGTTCTTTCCTTTTCAGAGATATGCAGGAGCTGGTGTCGCATCAGTGTGAGCAAGATCAAGCTAATCCAGTTGAGGTCAATGTTGAACAATAGTTTGTTAAAGATGATGACATACAATCATTGACCTCCCTTGGGGTTTCTAAATTGTTTATTTGACTgttaaagaattcaaaattcgGCTGGACCCACCTCTGATATCTTGGAAAAGTTCTGTGATTTCTTtcatagataattaaaaatgacGACAAAAAATGtgcaaaaaaatatgttttaagcTATACCTAGATTATATGTTCAGATGAAACTTTAAGGAAAGTTCCTTCCGATTTTCAtactttttcattctttataaATATAGAATCACAAAAAATTTCCTATATAGATCTCAAATTTTGAAGCCTCATTTGGGCATTTTCCTTTCATAGGATACACACAGGAAACTAGTGAGATGGAAAGCTAAAACGGATCAGCATCTAATGGAGCTATCAAGTTCTTTGAGTGGAATACAGGTAGCAAAGCAATTTCTCCTCAAGTTGTTGTAACTTTGTGATAACGAGAAAAGGATAGACTGCCAATGATATCGAGCAGTTCATGTCATAGTTTCATTATTCAAGGTTTTGGATGATGTGCAGTTGTAATTGAATGTCAATTTGGCTCACATATTCACATCTGACATTTGTTTTTCAACAGGATATGCACAGGGAATTGATAAAATGGAAGGCTAAAACTGAGCAACAATTGATGGAAATATCAAGTACATTAAACAGTATGCAGGCTTTGAAGCAACGCAATGCCTTTAGCTCTCCAGATCATCCATATCATGAAGGATGGGAAGATTGGCTGGAGAGCACCAACCTGGTTAATATTCAAGAAGAAGATATTGTACCTATGTTAGGGAACACTGATACAGAAAATGTTGGTCAGGAAGTTGCATTGCGGGATAATTTAGCTCCACTATCTCACTTGAAGCCTGGTGATAGCCCTTCTCAGGATCCTGTTTGTGCTAGGGAGCTCGAGCTGCTGAAGGAAGAAATGGCTAAAATGAAGAGGTGATTAGACTAAGCTaaattgagcttgtgattgaaTATATACATTCACTTAGGCAATATCTCTCTTTCTTCCCTGAACAGAGATATGCAGGAGCTAGTACCAAGGAGGCAAGAGGAAGATAAAGTTAATGTTACCCCAGATTCTTCTGTTATTACCAATTCAAAATTAGATCTTGATAATTCGTTACTTATTTTTCAGGTAATGTTGACGATatcttgaattaaatttcacGATGCATCTTTTGGTGCGTATTCTGCTCATGTTGTCTCAATTAAGCTGCTCTCAGAATTGTTTTCTTTGACAGGAAATGTTTAAGGAGCTGGTGAAATGGAAAGCTAAAGTGGAACAACAAATACTGGAGATTTTGAATGCAGTTAGTGGTATGCAGGCATCAAAGATATAGACTCCCTTGACTCTCTAAGATGGACTTGATATGATGGGATAGGATCTTAGCTATGTATTTATTATCTAGACACTGTGGTCATCCTTATATTAGTAGAATATAGATAATTGTACAGAATATATGAATCTGAAGCATATGGTTCATCAATTTGACGTGGATGAAAAACCAGTAGGATATTCATTTAACCTTTAATGATGTCTGTTGCTGTCTGACAGCTACTGACTTACTACCCAACTAATTTTTGCGATGAAGCCTAACTGATCGTAGGCTGTAGTAGACAAAGCTAGACGTCTGTACTGTAGATTGGTTTTAGGAAAGTATGCTGTCTGCCCCAACGACTTGAATGTCTTGTGGATCtatgcatatttatatattttgctttTGATCTGGTGcactaaaatattgttttacttCAATGCTTGTTGgtattatctttgtttttttttttttttaatatttaaatgacaTGTCACACTTTATTTGGTCATGTAGAGTAATGAATCTTAGTGTGTTAGTATAATTGGATTTTCAACTGGGGATCCAAAGCTGCAAAAAATGACAGGGACAAAGCACATTAGACACGTCAAGGGGATTGAGTTGGCTCGTAGCATGGTTCAAGCCCCTGTTATAGGCCACAATTTGCAAAATTACGGATTGCGTTAGACTCATGAGCTTTACAGATCATTGCAAAGGCCTTAGGGTCTGTTTTggtaaacaaataaaaaagtttttaatctattttaaaatgGGGTCAGGTAAGACTCCCTGCCCCCAAAGCACCCAACGGATTCGTAGTCGTTGGGCTAACACTGTAATGGCCACGAACcccttttttatttgtttcatgtAATGAATTTACTATAAAATCTCTCTCCAACATTTTCCATCTCACACAATTCACTCAGCACTCTCTACAgctctctcaatctcaatccTTCTGTatcatttctcaaattttctaCTTTCTTTATCAATTCTCAATTTTTGGAACTaatctgttttaatttttttaatattttatcaattgttatttttgtttcattcatattaaaatgatcaaagataaaatgagtttaaatttttttattattttgataataaagaaaattaatatatcaataaagAACTTTAGTGATAGGAGTAAGAATTTGCAACACCACCATTGGcggaagaaaaaaaagaaaacaaaactcgATTTTGTGGGAGCATTTTGATCAAACTAAAGAAATAGTAAGTGGTAAAACAATTTGACAGATGCTTTCATTATACTAATTTGACTTTATTTGATAAATCTTATGACATATTGCAAGGATCCTTAATATCATGGATATAATGtaatatgatatgatttgtGCAAATGTTTGTACATGTCTGATGAATGGTCGttcatctttttttatataaacgaattaaattttaacttttttagacttttgttaatttttttaaatactttttgttatattttgtcCTAATAGGATCATAACAGTTCTAGTTATTCATCTATCATCTCTAACATAATGTATGCCTCATGTAGATATTTCGATGTCGTTTTACTTTGGATATGGGAGCGATACACACGTTCTTATACAATTTAAAGATGAAAGTGTCATCAATGTGAGTAAGTTTCCTAAACACTCTATTATGGTTGTTTTATTGCTATGTTATGCATATAGTTGTCTAGTTTACAAGGATGAATAttgtcttaaaatttaaaattataacttcTACTACcgtataatattttgattttgtgtaaaTAAATCCTAATAGATACTTCCCTTAATATTTTCTTGTCCTTCATATTAtgttctcttctctttttatagTTGTTGAGAaatacattttttctcttttaggaAATTGTGGATTGTTAACATTTTGTTAGAAATTTAGTtccaattttattattcaatttatttttccttttttgataAGAAAGTTAAATTAGTTCATAGTTtctagttttttatttatattatcgaTGATATATAAATCAGGATTATTTctaaagaataataaatttaatgtaCCACTGAATTTGCATCATAGTATTAGAGGCCTAAGTCATTGTTCTTGGATTgggtattttttctttcttgatctTCAACCAACTCCCCTCTCAATACTAGCCTAAAGATCACAAAAAACATGATAGACTTAGACTGATAAGAAACATAACAGAAACGACGGTGACAACTACATTCATTGGAGGATATGTCCCATTTTAGAGTAACAAATTACAAAACAACTAGACTATGTATAGGTTGAATGAGAAGAACTATTTGAAGTGGTCTCAATTGATTTGCACATTCTTAAAAGGAAGAGACAAAGTGAGTCATATACTCGAAATTAGGCTTAAAGAAAGGGATACGAAATTTCTTGCTTCAGATAAAAAACTCTAGGTGATGTCTTGACTATGGAATTCGATGGTCCCAGAGATAAGTGATATcgttaagtttataaatattgCTAGTGAGATCTAGGAAACTGTCAAAATTACATATTCAAAAGTTTGTGATCCTACCTAGATTTATGAGAGAAAAACTAAAATGATGAATACCAAACAAGAAACTCATTGAATCACTAAGTACTCCAATAACTTGCAAACATTATGGCATAAGATGTATTATTATTAGTGTATCTAGAGGAAAGAGGGAAGTAATGCTTTATGGAAGGATCAACCTTGGTATCTAAGTATCAAATAGAAAGAATTTTGGTTTAGAGTTGATATTCTGATGAATCTAAGAAACAATCTGACTTATTAAAGCCAAAAAATAAGGACTCCTTATGGttcaattattgtaaaaagGCTTATCACACaatagataaatattgaaaagttCATAATAAACCTCTTAAATATAGACAATCAAAAGGCCATAGACAAACATACGTGGAAAATACTTATCAAACAACTGAAAAGATTCTTAAGTGCAATTAAGAACGGTTGAGTTCAACaaagaaaagattgaaaaattaagaagTTTGTTGGAGTCATTGGAGAAACCAATAGAAGCAGGTAGTTGTACCTTATCATTCACATgtatttcttcctcttttcaTGCACTTAATGCTTCAAATATTACCCACCCAAATGTACATGGATGGTGTATGCTCATACATCGTGTGCCACGTTAACTAGAAGGATAACATGCcacattaaatatttttaaaatagtgcACAACCATGCATATCAAGCATTCACGATGTGCTATTAGGGTAGTTACCTAGAGCAAAACAGATTTATGtatttgtaattgaatattcatttattattattatattaaaggttttttaataatttattcatatttgtaattaaaagaTATGTTTGTAAAAATGATATGTCCTTAAAATGATAGAATTGTGACGAGAGAATCAGATGATTAATCACGAGAACCCTATATACACATTTAGTGAtcattctaaaaacatttataatctTAACATTACATTGACTAAGAGCACAAGTAATggtaatgagattatcatagtgttgagcaacTCTACTAAAAGGTGGTAGCAAATCCTGTGTCAAAGCAGTTAGTCAACGACTTAGTGCAACACATGAGTGAATGTTGTAGATGTATTCACTAGATCAACCTGATTGAGGATTCCATATGGATGATTGCtcaatgtctatggaataatATTTTAGCTCACAAGTACATGTGATTCTTCAATTTGAGGTCACCAAACTATCTTATACAAAAATCAATTTGGTTTGCACCACCTAACATGCCATCATAAAAAGGGTAACCATAAAGGTAATTGTTGTCCATATTGAGATCTTTAAGGAGACTATAGTAGGTCGAGAGAACATTCGTCACTCTCGACCATGGGAAAGTATATCTTTGATGAGCAAATTGAAAAACATCAATGACTACACGAATCTGTGGCTATGGTAGGATCAGATCTAAACCCGATCTgagtttcttttatttattaatgaatatcaattcatattgagAAGTCTTTAAGATAGATACTTATCTATGTCTCAGCCTAATGAGATATAGATTAACGAAAGGatcatattatcttttaaactCTTATCCTTTAGCACACATAAATCCTCCCAAGATACTTTCTCTTTTGAACTCTTTATAGCTACACTAGACTAAAGGAAGGCTTTTAACTTGCTTTCCATTTTCGTATGGATTTTTGAAGGAAGAATAAacataaaaggccaaaaaacttggATACTCATTAAGATAGACTTAATAAGAACAAGTCTTATGACATAGGAAAGAAACTTACTCCTCCACGATGAGATTCTACCAAGGATTTTATTAGTACGAGGTTTGCATTCTTAATAATTAAGCTTTGAAGTAATCAGGTCAACCCATAAGTATTTGATAAGGAGATTACCAACTTTATAACCAACTACATTTGTCAATTTTATAGCTTTGTCACAACTCACCCTTAAGAAAAATGTATTACTCTTGGATGGGTTTACTATAAGTCTAGACCAATAATAAAATGTATTAAGaaccttttgaaaaattttattgattgcctatatggccaaaaaaaaaaagcaccaagtcatttataaagaaaatgagattatgtCAATCTTTTTACATTCAGTATAAAAGTTAAATCTTGACCTCAAAGCCATTTTCTCTAATAAACTTGAAAGCACCTCTATGGTTATCACAAAAAAGTAGGGAGAGATTAGGTCATTTTGCCTTAACCCTTTGGAGGTATTAAAAAAACCCACTGATTCTCCATTAAggcatatacataatttagaagTGGTTACACATGCTTTGATCCAATTTATCATTTTAGTATGAAAGCCAAGAATATCTAgagtgaagaaaagaaaatcccaTCTAACTGTGTCATAAGCTTTCATGTTGTTGATTTTCATGGCACAATTTTTCTCCTTATCCGATTTTCAATAATAGTTGTGAAAGATCTATTGACAAGTAAGATAGAATATTATCATAATGCTTTTACCACTCATAGAGGCACCTTGTGCTTGATTGATAAGACAAGGTAACACCTATTTGATTATATTAGCCATAATTTTAGTaatacattttcaaattatattataccatGAGATGGATCTAAAATCATTGCAAGTGATTAAGATCACATATTTTGAGATCAAAGCAACAAAGGTACAATCAATCTTTCTAAGCAACTcacccaaattaaaaattttttttatagccTCAGCTACGTCATCAACAACAATACTTCATGCCTTATCGAAGAAAAAAGCCCATAACCATCCAAGCCTAGATTTTTATTATAGCCATGCTAAACATGATATTTTGAATTTCCTCCCTAGTCAACTCTTACACCATTCTCTCTACTTG from Mangifera indica cultivar Alphonso chromosome 16, CATAS_Mindica_2.1, whole genome shotgun sequence includes the following:
- the LOC123199460 gene encoding protein DYAD-like isoform X2, with protein sequence MLKVAPIASKGASETLKNRGRLDETSKKGLCWSELKRTGMSRWGVSRLVTFEYKHCNAKMSPSIVKENEFQKDVGEAVTAESSGSESPNRKHLKLGQLREARSTKCAKLKRQNSSSCKSKHKKLENTKDRWSADRYKLAEQSMLEIMKDEGAVFENPISRPVLRMAARRRIGDTGLLDHLLKHIDGKVAPGGAERFRRCYNTEGVMEYWLENANLVKIKQEAGVADPKYVSPSSRWKCSGGSFQESVCAEELKMLKAEMEKMKRDMQELVSHQCEQDQANPVEDTHRKLVRWKAKTDQHLMELSSSLSGIQDMHRELIKWKAKTEQQLMEISSTLNSMQALKQRNAFSSPDHPYHEGWEDWLESTNLVNIQEEDIVPMLGNTDTENVGQEVALRDNLAPLSHLKPGDSPSQDPVCARELELLKEEMAKMKRDMQELVPRRQEEDKVNVTPDSSVITNSKLDLDNSLLIFQEMFKELVKWKAKVEQQILEILNAVSGMQASKI
- the LOC123199460 gene encoding protein DYAD-like isoform X3 encodes the protein MLKVAPIASKGASETLKNRGRLDETSKKGLCWSELKRTGMSRWGVSRLVTFEYKHCNAKMSPSIVKENEFQKDVGEAVTAESSGSESPNRKHLKLGQLREARSTKCAKLKRQNSSSCKSKHKKLENTKDRWSADRYKLAEQSMLEIMKDEGAVFENPISRPVLRMAARRRIGDTGLLDHLLKHIDGKVAPGGAERFRRCYNTEGVMEYWLENANLVKIKQEAGVADPKYVSPSSRWKCSGGSFQESVCAEELKMLKAEMEKMKRCSFLFRDMQELVSHQCEQDQANPVEDTHRKLVRWKAKTDQHLMELSSSLSGIQDMHRELIKWKAKTEQQLMEISSTLNSMQALKQRNAFSSPDHPYHEGWEDWLESTNLVNIQEEDIVPMLGNTDTENVGQEVALRDNLAPLSHLKPGDSPSQDPVCARELELLKEEMAKMKRDMQELVPRRQEEDKVNVTPDSSVITNSKLDLDNSLLIFQNCFL
- the LOC123199460 gene encoding protein DYAD-like isoform X1, which encodes MLKVAPIASKGASETLKNRGRLDETSKKGLCWSELKRTGMSRWGVSRLVTFEYKHCNAKMSPSIVKENEFQKDVGEAVTAESSGSESPNRKHLKLGQLREARSTKCAKLKRQNSSSCKSKHKKLENTKDRWSADRYKLAEQSMLEIMKDEGAVFENPISRPVLRMAARRRIGDTGLLDHLLKHIDGKVAPGGAERFRRCYNTEGVMEYWLENANLVKIKQEAGVADPKYVSPSSRWKCSGGSFQESVCAEELKMLKAEMEKMKRCSFLFRDMQELVSHQCEQDQANPVEDTHRKLVRWKAKTDQHLMELSSSLSGIQDMHRELIKWKAKTEQQLMEISSTLNSMQALKQRNAFSSPDHPYHEGWEDWLESTNLVNIQEEDIVPMLGNTDTENVGQEVALRDNLAPLSHLKPGDSPSQDPVCARELELLKEEMAKMKRDMQELVPRRQEEDKVNVTPDSSVITNSKLDLDNSLLIFQEMFKELVKWKAKVEQQILEILNAVSGMQASKI
- the LOC123199460 gene encoding protein DYAD-like isoform X4 — its product is MSRWGVSRLVTFEYKHCNAKMSPSIVKENEFQKDVGEAVTAESSGSESPNRKHLKLGQLREARSTKCAKLKRQNSSSCKSKHKKLENTKDRWSADRYKLAEQSMLEIMKDEGAVFENPISRPVLRMAARRRIGDTGLLDHLLKHIDGKVAPGGAERFRRCYNTEGVMEYWLENANLVKIKQEAGVADPKYVSPSSRWKCSGGSFQESVCAEELKMLKAEMEKMKRCSFLFRDMQELVSHQCEQDQANPVEDTHRKLVRWKAKTDQHLMELSSSLSGIQDMHRELIKWKAKTEQQLMEISSTLNSMQALKQRNAFSSPDHPYHEGWEDWLESTNLVNIQEEDIVPMLGNTDTENVGQEVALRDNLAPLSHLKPGDSPSQDPVCARELELLKEEMAKMKRDMQELVPRRQEEDKVNVTPDSSVITNSKLDLDNSLLIFQEMFKELVKWKAKVEQQILEILNAVSGMQASKI